TAGCGCTGCAAACACCTGAAAAATAAGGAAAGGTATGACGGTTTTACCGCAATTGGACCAGCTGGTGGCGGCCTGCCACTGGATTGGCGCAAAAGGCTGGGCGCCGGCGACCGGCGGGAATATGTCGGTTCGCCAGGACGACAGTTACTGCCTGCTCAGCGAATCGGGTAAAGATAAAGGCAGCCTGACGCGCGATGATTTTATTCAGGTTGAGATTGCCAGCAACCGCGCGCCATCCGGGCGTACGCCCTCGGCGGAAACCGGGCTGCATACCTTAATCTATCGCTTGTTCCCGCAGGCGGGCGCGGTGCTGCATACCCATACGGTCAACTCAACGGTGTTGTCGCGCGTGGAAAAAGGCGCTGCGCTGGTGTTGCAGGGTTATGAAATGCAGAAAACCCTCGCCGGACAGCAGTCGCACCTCGACAGCGTGTCGATTGCGCTGTTTGATAATGACCAGGATATTGACGCGCTGTCGCAGCGGATTGCGCAGTTCGCTCAACAGACGCCGTTGCGTTACGGTTTCCTGCTGCGCGGCCACGGCTTAACCTGCTGGGGCAAAGATGTTAATGAGGCTAAGCGCCACCTTGAAGGGCTGGAGTTTCTGTTTCTGTGTGAAATGCAACGACGCCTGCTGGAGGCCAAATGATTCGTGCGATTGTTACCGATATTGAAGGCACCACCAGCGATATTCGCTTTGTCCATAACGTGCTGTTTCCTTATGCCCGTCAGCATCTCGCGGCCTGGCTGGCTGAGCATCAGCAGCAGGCAGCAGTCAGCGCCACGCTTGACGATCTGCGCGCCGAGATTGCCCGGCCGGACGCCACTGTCGACCAGCTGGTCACCACCTTATTCGCTTTTATGGATCAGGACCGCAAATCCACGGCGCTGAAAGCGCTACAGGGGATGATCTGGCGTGACGGCTATCTGAACGGTAATTTTAAAGGTCATCTTTATCCGGATGTGCTGCCCGCGTTAAAGCAGTGGCAGGCGCAGGGCGTTTCGCTGTACGTTTATTCATCTGGCTCAGTAGCTGCGCAGAAATTATTATTTGGCTACAGCGAGGAAGGTGATATCACTCCGCTATTCAGTGGCTATTTCGATACCCATGTCGGCGCCAAGCGCGAAGTCGATTCGTATCGCACTATCGCCAGTCAGATTGCTCTGCCAGCCAGTGAACTGCTGTTCTTATCCGATATTCATCAGGAACTGGATGCCGCGCAGCAGGCGGGCTGGCACACCGTGCAGTTAATTCGCGACGAGGCGGATGCAGTCAGCGTCCATCGTCAGGTAAACCGTTTTGATCAGATTAACCTGGAGCTGTTTTCCTTATGAGTGCATTGACTATTTTTACCGATACCGAAGCGACAACACCGATCTGGCACAGCACTGACGCGGAAGAGATCCGTCAGCAGCTGAATGCCAAAGATGTCCGCTTTGAGCGCTGGGAAGCCGATCGCGACCTGGGTGACAATCCGGCAGCGGAAACCGTGATCAAAGCTTATCAGCATGCCATCGATCGTCTGGTGGCGGAGAAGGGCTATCAGAGCTGGGATGTAATCAGCATGCGTGCCGATAACCCGCAGAAAGAGGTGCTGCGCACCAAGTTTCTCTCTGAGCATACCCATGGCGAAGATGAAGTGCGTTTCTTTGTTGAAGGCGCCGGGCTGTTCTGTCTGCATCTTGATGGCAAGATCTATCAGATCCTGTGTGAGAAGAACGATTTGATCTCAGTACCGGCCGGCACGCCGCACTGGTTTGATATGGGATCGTCACCGCACTTCACCGCCATCCGTATCTTTGATAATCAGGAAGGCTGGATCGCTAACTTTACCGGCGACACGATCGCCGATGCTTACCCGCGTCTGCCTTAGTATCCTCGCCCTCCCCCATTTACGGGGGAGGGCCTGCGACAGCCGATGCAGCCTTAACGTGGCTGAAAAATCCCTTCCGCCACCTGTGCAGGTGTTACCACACCGGTATCCAGCACCCAGCCGCTAATCAGTGCGGCAGGAGTGACATCAAACGCCGGGTTATACACGCTGGCATCCTGCGGCGCCCACTGTACCTGACCAAAACTACCGGCAACCCCGGTCACTTCACGCGCATCGCGCTGCTCAATCGGAATCGCTGCGCCATCCGGACAGCCGCTGTCGAGGGTGGTATGCGGCGCGGCAACATAGAACGGGATGCCGTGATAGCTGGCCAGTACCGCCAGGCTGTAGGTGCCGATTTTATTCGCCACGTCGCCATTAGCGGCGATACGGTCTGCGCCAACCCAGATTGCGTCTACCTGCTGCTGCGCCATCAGGCTGGCGGCCATTGAGTCACAAATCAGTTTATACGGCACGCCCAGTTCACCCAGTTCCCAGGCGGTCAGGCGGCCCCCCTGCAACAGCGGACGGGTTTCATCTACCCAGACGTTGGCGACGTTGCCCTGTTGATGCGCCCGGGCAATTACCCCCAGCGCGGTGCCGACGCCTGCGGTGGCTAAACCGCCGGTATTGCAGTGGGTCAGCAGGCGGCTGCCTGCTTTTACCAGCACACTACCGGCTGCGGCAATGCTGTCGCACAGCGCTTTATCCTCTGCCACCAGGCGCAGTGCCTCAATATTCAGCGCGCCGGCGAAATTCTCCTGCGCCAGCGCCAGTTTCATGCGGTCAAGGTTGTTCATCAGGTTGACTGCTGTTGGCCGTGATGCCCGCAACACGTCCAGTGCGAGGGTCAGTTCGGTTTTCGCCATGCCATTTTCCGCCAGCAACGCCAGCAGCAGACTGGCGGAGAGACCAATCAGCGGCGCACCGCGCACACGCAGCGCCTGGATATGGCCGACCAGCGTGGCGACGTCGGGAACAGGGCGCCAGATTTTTTCCTGCGGAAGTGCCTGCTGGTCGAGGATCCAAAGCTGATTTTCACGGACCTGTAAGCTGGTAGTGCTGAGTGTCTGCATGTGGTTTAAATCCATGTTGCGTTAATGCTGCATATTGTGCCAACATGCAGTGCGGATGTATAGACGTCTGAACGGCTTATTCTTATCATATAACGCAGAAAAGTTTCAATGGGGAACAAGGCAATGTCGCAATACCGTACGTTCACTGCCGCAGATGCGGTCGATTATGCCCGACAATTTGGTGGACTGGACGATCCCTCTTCACTGGTGGACGCACAGGAAATTGGCGATGGTAACCTTAAC
This is a stretch of genomic DNA from Winslowiella toletana. It encodes these proteins:
- the mtnC gene encoding acireductone synthase; amino-acid sequence: MIRAIVTDIEGTTSDIRFVHNVLFPYARQHLAAWLAEHQQQAAVSATLDDLRAEIARPDATVDQLVTTLFAFMDQDRKSTALKALQGMIWRDGYLNGNFKGHLYPDVLPALKQWQAQGVSLYVYSSGSVAAQKLLFGYSEEGDITPLFSGYFDTHVGAKREVDSYRTIASQIALPASELLFLSDIHQELDAAQQAGWHTVQLIRDEADAVSVHRQVNRFDQINLELFSL
- the mtnA gene encoding S-methyl-5-thioribose-1-phosphate isomerase — encoded protein: MQTLSTTSLQVRENQLWILDQQALPQEKIWRPVPDVATLVGHIQALRVRGAPLIGLSASLLLALLAENGMAKTELTLALDVLRASRPTAVNLMNNLDRMKLALAQENFAGALNIEALRLVAEDKALCDSIAAAGSVLVKAGSRLLTHCNTGGLATAGVGTALGVIARAHQQGNVANVWVDETRPLLQGGRLTAWELGELGVPYKLICDSMAASLMAQQQVDAIWVGADRIAANGDVANKIGTYSLAVLASYHGIPFYVAAPHTTLDSGCPDGAAIPIEQRDAREVTGVAGSFGQVQWAPQDASVYNPAFDVTPAALISGWVLDTGVVTPAQVAEGIFQPR
- a CDS encoding methylthioribulose 1-phosphate dehydratase: MTVLPQLDQLVAACHWIGAKGWAPATGGNMSVRQDDSYCLLSESGKDKGSLTRDDFIQVEIASNRAPSGRTPSAETGLHTLIYRLFPQAGAVLHTHTVNSTVLSRVEKGAALVLQGYEMQKTLAGQQSHLDSVSIALFDNDQDIDALSQRIAQFAQQTPLRYGFLLRGHGLTCWGKDVNEAKRHLEGLEFLFLCEMQRRLLEAK
- a CDS encoding 1,2-dihydroxy-3-keto-5-methylthiopentene dioxygenase, with product MSALTIFTDTEATTPIWHSTDAEEIRQQLNAKDVRFERWEADRDLGDNPAAETVIKAYQHAIDRLVAEKGYQSWDVISMRADNPQKEVLRTKFLSEHTHGEDEVRFFVEGAGLFCLHLDGKIYQILCEKNDLISVPAGTPHWFDMGSSPHFTAIRIFDNQEGWIANFTGDTIADAYPRLP